The sequence TCGGTCGCTACCACTCTCGTGATTTTTTTTGCTCATCACTGCTTTACCGCCATGGCTGGTAATTTCATTGAAAATGATATCACTGTCTGTTACTACTACTACATCGCTGAACAAACCCGTTGCCATTGTATTATCATAGGTATGACGAATCACAGATTTGTTTCCCAGTTGCTGCATCAGCTTTGCAGGAAAACGAGTAGCCGCATAACGCGCAGGAATCATCGCAACAATCTTCATAAATCCTAATAGTTGGTTTTAATGCTGTTGTCGAAAGGAATTTTCAACTGATAGTTCAATTGCTCGTCTGTGCTGTCGTCTAATACATCTAGCCCATAGCGTAGCGATTCTACGGGAGTATAATTATAGGTTCCAAACAAACGGTCCCAAATAGAAAAGATATTGCCGTAATTGCTATCTGTCTGTGGTTGTTTGTAGTGATGATGCACTTTGTGCATATTTGGAGAAATGATGATCCAGCTGATGGCATTGTCTAACCAAAGCGGCAAGCGCATATTCGCATGATTGAACTGAGACAAAACCGCACTTAAACTCTGGTATAACATCACCAGCCACATAGGGGCACCACAGATGATTACGCCGATGGTAGTAAACACTGCTCTGAAAACACTTTCACCCGGATGGTGTCTGTTGGCAGTGGTGGTATCCACATGGGTATCTGCATGGTGAACCATATGAAACTTCCACATCCATTTTATCTTATGTTCTATAAAATGAATAAAATAAGCTCCAACCAAATCAAGCAATAACAGTCCACCAATCAACATTGCCCAAGATGGCAGGGTAGTCAATTGCAATAAACCAAATTGGTTGGCAATAGCCCATTCACTGGCTTTTACAATCACCAATGCAAAAGCAAAATTGATGATGATGGTAGTGGCGGTGAAAAACAGGTTAATGCCTGCATGGCGGTATTTATTGTACTTGAAATTGGCCAATGGCACGATGCCCTCCACTATCCAAAAAAACAAAATTCCTCCCGCTAAAATCAGCGCTCTGTGTAAACTGGGAATGGTATTGAAATAGTCTATGATTTGGTCAATCATTTTTAAATTATTTACAACTTCACAAATTGGCACCTAAATATCCACAATACCCGCTTTAATAGCAAATTTTACTAATTCTTCTCTTGATTTAATATTAAGTTTTTCATATATGGAATCTCTATAATTTTCAATTGTTTTTATTGAAACAAACATCTTGTTTCCTATTTCTTTGTATTTATTTCCACTTACTGATAGTTGTATAAATTCATACTCTTTTTCTGTAAGTAAAATATTACCAGCGAAAACAATTTTTTGTTTATTTACTTTTAAATCAATTTTTTGGTAGTATTCATTCAAAAAAAAGCCTGCTTCGATGATTTCATTAATCGCTTTTTCAATTGGAAAAGATCTTGCTTTTTTTGACAAAAAACCATTGATTCCAAAATAAAATAAATTTTTAATTGCATTTTTTTCATCCAAATTTGAAAAAACTAAAATCTTAACCATTGGATAAGCCTTTCTTAATCTTTTTGTTGTTTCCAAGCCATTTAATAAAGGCATAAAATAGTCTATTAATACTATATCGGGTTGTAACTTATTTTTTTCAATTTCATTTAACAATTCAACACCATTCGATACTTCGAAAAGTATTTTTAAAAAACTTGTTTGCGATATTATATCCTTAATTGCATTACGCATTAATGGATGATCTTCTGCAATAGCAACACTAACTTTTTCCACTTGTATATTTTTTGTTGCCGCAGTATAAATAAAAAACTAATACAAAATCATAACACTTCACGAACGACTATATTTATTTCATTAAAGGGGACATTTTAAAAAGGGGCTAACACCCCCACAAAATATTAGAAGTTTAATTGTTCTTTGTGAAAGATAAGTATAAAGGCAACTTACGTTTATTATATTATATCAAAAGTGGGTCATGAAAAGTGTCTTTTATTCTTGCAAAAATGAATATTATCAAATCTTTATAACAAAAGGGAAATACATTCTAATCAATTTATTTCCAAATATTGAATATTTTATTACTGACAGATTTCATTTGAATCAAAGTCAACCCTTTCTTCTATAAGAGGTGAATTTAGTATTGCAGAAGGGAACAGTCGAGGCGGGGCCAACAGTAAAAGATATTTATTTGGAACAAATTGGCGGTATTCTTTTTTGAAGAAATTAAACCAATCAATTTATTAGTTCAAGCTAGCTACCTAGTGGGACATATAATACATGAGGCGGTTTAACAAGCTATTCATTATTTGTAGGCCTAGTTTTGTATTTTAAATCTACCGTAAAGATTGAATTTTTGTTGGGTATGTAAATAATTCAGAAAAATATGCTAGTTAAATTTTTGGTGAAAATTTGATTGGTTTTCACCTGAACATTGGCATTCAAATACTATAAATGAAATAAAAATTATTATGAAGTACTCTATTATTTTGATATTATTTTTTTTAATACACAACGCCGTCTTCAGTCAAAAATCGATAACTCCGAATGAAAACAATGAATTTTGTCCTTTGGTTAACACAACTTTTACAGTTACAATCCCATTAATTAAATCCGGTACTTCTGTAACAATAACCGCAATCGGCACTTCAACTGTTATAACTGGAGTTTCAGGACTTACATCTACATCGAATACAACATTTACTTTTGTTGGTAGGTTTAGCGACGATAATAACACCCAATCGTTTAGAGTAGATTTTACAAAAAGCGACAACAGCTCTGATTTTTATATTCCAGAATTTAAGAAAATAAAGTCTTTAAAACATCCTTCTATACCTTCAACAATCAACACAAATATCCCTGAAATAGTCTCTCAGATTTGTCAAATAACCACACATAATTTATCTTTTACTAATATTCGTTTTGGCAATGGATTTGATGGCTCGGTTGCAGGTTATGGAAATTCAGTAACTCAATATGAGTACTTACTTCCCAATGGTTGGAGTTTAAATGGTACACCATCAACAGGTTCCTGGATAACGTCAACAAATTCTGTAACTATAACATCTGATCAAACAAGCGGAGATAGAAGTAGTATTCAAATACGTTCATTAAATACAGATTGTGGCACTTCATTATCAAAAAGCCCAATAAAAAATATTCCGATTTCACGACCGGAACCACCCTTAAGTATTACAGGCCCCACCCAATTGTGTTACCCTAATTCTTATAACTATACTTTGAGTGGTGTACCATCTGGTGGTGTTGTTACTTGGAATACAAATAGTTATTACACCAGTTCTTCAAGTGGTAATACAGCAACAATTTTACCTACTTCTGCAGCTAATGGTGTTACTAATATAACCGCATCAGTTTATCTTCCAAGTTGCGGTCTTACTTTTACAAAGTCACTTACTGTGAGTATAGGTACTCCATATGTTACATTCGATATAGTAGGTTATCCTTTTTCAGAGCCAAGTTGCTACGAAGCATATGGATTTTATACTTTTCAAGCACAGCAAGTAACAGGTTATCCTAATACTTATACTGGATACCAATGGGGTTGGAGAAATCTTACAACAAATTCCGTTTCAAATGACCCAACTATTTATGGTTCAACGTACACATTTTACCCTGATGAAGCTGGCACATATCAAATCTGGGTAAGACCTACTAATGAGTGTGGTACAGGTCTATTAGAATCAGTTAAAACAGTTACAGTAAATAATTTCTGTTATTCGTTTCGCAGTAGCACAAGTTCCATAATAGCCTTTCCTAATCCTACTAAAGATGTAATTAATTTAACAGTTACTAGAAAGGATAAAAGCGACAAGTTTGTTAGAATGAATAAAGTTGTTGTTGTACTTTTTGAAGCTCAAAGTGCTTTGAAAGTACGTGAGTGGAAATTTGAAAACTTGCAAAAAACGTACACTTTAAACGTTAAAGGATTAAAAAAAGGAATCTACTATTTAAGATACATGAATGGTAATGAAAGAGAAACTAAACAAATTATTATTGAATAAAAAATTATCTGGCATTAACTAATTTTATTCTGGAGGAGGTCAACAGATAAGTAAATTTTTTGAATAATGGGGTAGTACTCCTTTAATATTTATCTTTATATCATGGATCTTTATAAAACAACAATCATGAAAAAATCTCTTTACTTAATATTTTTTTTACTAACCACTAATTCTATTTGGGGGCAATTGACTAAAGGCCATTGGCTTGTTGGAGGTAGTGCTTACTTTAACTCTTATAAAAATGAAATATTTAGTAATTCTTACAGTGAGAACGGAAAATATACGCAAATCAATTTATCGCCCAATGTTGGATACTTTTTTGCCGACAGATTTGCGCTTGGTCTAAAAACAACTTTTACTTCTTTAAAAGGAGAGTTTACTGTGGCAGGAGGAAATGGTCGAGGTGGATCAGATACCCAACGATATTTTTTTGGGGCATTTGGACGCTATTACTTTTTAGAAGAAGCAAAACAAACTAATTTGTTGGTTGAAGCAAGTTATCAAGCAGGTATAGTTAGGGGTACGAATAATACTAAAGGAAACTTAAATAACTTTTCTATTTCCGCAGGTCCTGTAATATATTTTAACCCCTCTGTAGGTGTTGAATTTTTGCTGGGATATGTAACTAACTCAGAAAAATTCACTAGTCAAGTATTGAATGAAAACAAGAAAGGGTTTCAGCTTAGCATTGGTCTACAAATACACTTAATAAAATAAAAGTTGGAAAAAAATACAAAAATCTATTAAAAGAAGGAAACCATTATAACTATAATGGTTTCCTTCTGAATTATTCTAATTATTCAACATCAACGGCATCACCAGCATCAAAAGGTCTTCGCCTTCTGCCTGCTCGGTTGGTTTAATTAAACCAGCTTTGGTTGGTGTAGACAATTCCATTTTAACATCGTCGGTATCTGCTGCGTTCAGCATTTCAATTAAGAAACGAGCATTGAAAGCAATCTGTAAGTCTTCTCCATCGTACTGACAGCTCATGCGCTCGTTACCTTCAAAGCTGAAGTCAACGTCTTGTGCAGCCATCTGTAATTCAGCGCCGGTAATATTCAAAGCTACCTGATTAGTACTCTTGTTAGAGAATACATTCACGCGACGCAAAGCATTCTGGAAAGCAGATTTATTAACAATCAACTTATAAGGATTGTCTGCAGGAATCACCACTTTGTAATCGGGGAAACGCGCATCAATCAAACGACAAATCATATGCGTAGAACCATGCTTCACAAACAAATGATTGCTGTTGTAGCTGATGGTTAGTTCGTCTTCATTATCAGGTAAAGCATTCTTCAACAAATTCAATGGCTTCTTAGGTACAATGAATGAATCGGTCTTGGTAGCATGGGTATCGGTGCGCTTGTAACGTACCAAACGATGTGCATCGGTAGCCACAAATTGAACGCCGTCTTTGCTCAACTCAAAAAACACACCCGTCATCGCAGGTCTTAAATCATCGTTGCTTACTGCGAATAAAGTTTTATTAATTGCAGTCAGTAATGCACCGCTATGCATAGAGAAGCTGGTGGTATCATCTGCTGATGGTTCTTTTGGAAAATTATCTGGGTTCTCTCCCATTACCTTGTACTTACCATTGTCGCTGGTAATTTCAACAGCAAAGTTTTTGTCAATGGTGAAAGTCAGCGGCTGGTCTGCAATATTTTTCAATGAGTCCATCAAAATTTTTGCTGGAATACAAACCCGACCATTGGCCTTGCTTTCTACATCCATTTGTACGCGCATCACCGTTTCTAAATCGGTTGCAACTACATTTAATTTTTTATCTTCTATTTCAAACAAGAAATCTTCAAGTATCGGAAGTACGGTATTGGCATTAATAACACCACTGATCTGCTGCAAATGCTTTAACAGGGAAGAGGAAGAAACGATAAATTTCATATGAACGATTTAATCTGGACAAACTTACTGTAAAGGGATGATATTTCACAAGCAATTTACACCCAAAATATCAGCCATTGTAGAAGTTAAGCCGGTCAATCAGCTCCTGGTATTTGATCTTGTTGATGGGCTTCACTATATAGTCGGTAACCCCGCTGTACTCCTTGGATCGCTGTATGTCGCAATCGTCTACAGAGGAGCTCACCATATATACATAAATTGGCTTTTTAAAACGCTCCATCAATTTGTGGTATTCGTCCAAAAACTGCCACCCGTTCATAATGGGCATATTAATATCCAGGAAAATCACATCTGGTAATTCCTGCTGACCGCTCTCTACTTTCTCTTTAAAGAATCCAATGGCTTCGCTCCCGTTGTAAAAGGACAATATATTCTTGGCAAGTCCGGTGGACTCAAGAATTTTGCGCGAGGTAAATTGATAGATTTTGTCGTCGTCTATCAAACAAACATTGTATTGTGTTACAGCCATTTCGTACAGGACTTCAGTTTTGCCGGGGGATATTTGGGGTCCTGAAACAAATATAATTACTTTACCTAAAAATACTAACAGTTGTTTTCAACCGACCCCAATAGCACCATCGAGAAAGCTTACATGAAGCTGAAGCATTACTGTGGCTACCAGGATCGATGTCATCAGGAAGTGAAAGAAAAGCTGTATAGCCTGAAACTGAATAAAGCAACAGTGGAACAACTGCTTTCCCGCTTAATAGAAGAAGATTATCTGAATGAGGAGCGTTACGCAAAAGCCTTTGTGGGAGGGCATTTTAGGCAAAAGCAATGGGGTAAAGTTAAAATAGCGTATGGCCTAAAGCAGAAAAGAGTTAGCGAGTACAATATCAGAAAAGCGATGAACGAAATTCCCGATGAGGAGTATCATGCATTGGCTGAAAAACTGGTAAAAGCCAAGTGGAATAGTTTGAAGAAAGACCAATATATCCACAGGGTGGTGAAAACAAAGGCATTTTTACAACAAAGGGGCTTTGAGCCAGCTTTGGTTCAATCCATCATACAGCAAATCCGGGATACCTTATGAGTTTGTATAAAGTAATTGTATTGATTGGAATCATAGGCATCTGTTCGGTAAGGCTGCAGGCACAGTCAATTGGTTTTACCACAGAGAATGATGCCTACCTTCTAAAAATGGAAGATGCCTATTATACCAACGGCCTGTTTTTTCATTACAGCATTGCCAAACCGGACAATTCGGCCTCCAAAATAATACACCAGTTTACCCTGGGTCAAAAAATTTTTACCCCTTTTTTCAGAAATACCCGAACACCGGCAGATATTGACCGGCCTTATGCTGGCTACGGTTTTGCTCAATATAGCCAAACCCGGTTTTTTGGAGAAAAAACGGTATTTCTATGGTCTGGAACCCTTGGTATCATTGGTCCTGCATCCGGGGGAGAAGGCCTGCAAAATACCTATCACCGTTGGTTGAATTATGCCAGCTTCAAGGGGTGGAGGTACCAAATTAACAACCAGCTTGTGTTGAATGCAGGTGCATTATATGCGTACAATATGGTGAACAGCCTACGATTTAAAGGCATTCTTATTTCCGATGCACAACTAGGTACCGGATTTGTGAATGCATCTTTAGGAACCAAATGGGTCTATGGAACGATTAATGCATCCCAAAAGAGTCAGCTTTGGAATGCCGCACAGGAGTCCAAAAGCGCTAACAAAAAGGAGTTTTATTTCTATTGGTATCCAAAATTTACCTGGCAGGGTTACAATGCCACCATATCGGGAGGAAGCAGAACCACTGCGGATTCTTCAGTTACGCGCAATCCGCAGCGATGGGTATTTCAACATACCATTGGTGTGGCATACAGTGCTGGCAGATGGGCTGCTCAAATAGAACTGGTGCACCAGTCAAGAGAAACAATTGAGCAATTGAAAAAACATCGTTACCTGGGTCTGCAATTACAGTATCGAATCCATTAACTTGCTGTTTCAAAACAGCCCTATGCATCCTTTATCTGTAACCCTTATACAAAGCAATTTATACTGGGAAAATAAAGAAGCAAATCTGAAACAGTTTACAGAAAAAATAAACAATCAGACTGCTCCCGGTCAGCTGGTAATACTACCGGAAATGTTCAGCACTGGCTTTAGTATGAACCCTGCACAATTGGCGGAGACCATGGATGGGCCAACTGTTCAGTGGATGAAAGAGATGGCAGCCAAACAAAAAATTATTCTGACAGGGTCGGTTATCATTACAGAAGACAGCCAATTTTTTAATCGGCTTTTGTGGGTATTGCCCAATGGCGTTGTTGCCCACTACGATAAAAGACATTTGTTTGCTTATGCAGGTGAAGACCAGTTTTATGCACCCGGAAATAAAAGATTTATTGCTTCTGTTAATGGCTGGAAAATCAATCTGCTCATTTGTTACGACTTGCGTTTTCCGGTTTGGGCAAGACAGCAAATTACGGAGACACCTGAATATGATTTGCTGATTTATGTGGCCAACTGGCCAGAGAGAAGAAACCATGCCTGGAAAACATTGCTAACAGCAAGAGCTATCGAAAACCAGTGTTATGTAATAGGTGTAAACAGGGTGGGTGAAGATGCCAATGGAATCAATCATAGCGGAGACTCTATGTTGGTAGATCCGCTCGGGCAAGTCCTTTACCATGGTGTACAGGAGGAAGCCATTACCACACATGTTCTGAATCCCGAACATTTACAGGATTGCAGAACGCGCTTTCCATTTTGGAAAGATGCAGATACATTTTCGATTTATCAACCTTAATAACCGGACTAAAGTTGTAAAGTGACCATTAAAATAAAAACAGGAGATTGAAAATATAAATGGAATTATGAAACAAATAGTAGCAGCAGAAAAATTATTTACGGGTACGGATTGGTTGTTGAATCATGCGATGGTGGTAGAAGAGAATCATATTCATTCGATAGTTCCGATTGTGTCACTGAATGAAAAGCCAGCATATCAATACTCTTATATAATACCGGCACTGATAGACTTACAGATTTATGGAGCAGGGGGACAACTGTTAAGTGTTTTTCCAACTATGGAAGCGTTGCAATTATTGCAGGATTACTGCATCAAGGGAGGAGCTGCCTGGTTTCAACCAACGGTAGCTACGAATAGCCACGAAGTTATTTATGCATGTATAAATGCTGTAAGACAATTTCAACAAAAACCGAATAACCGTTGTATAGGATTACACGTGGAAGGTCCATGGATTAATCGGGAAAAAAGAGGCGCACACTTAAGCGAATACATTTATCAACCCAATAAAGAACAGGTTACCTCTTTGCTAGAATATGGTAAGGGAGTCATTACAATGATTACCCTAGCCCCGGAAATAGTGAGTTCCGATTTGGTTGAATTCATACAGTCTAAAGGCATTGTTGTTTCTGCAGGACATAGCAATGCCGACTATGCAACTGCTACAAAGGCTTTTAACGAAGGGATTACGACCGCCACTCATTTGTACAATGCTATGAGTCCTTTGCAACACCGCGCCCCCGGCATGGTGGGAGCCATTTTTAATCACCCTACAGTTAATTGTAGCATTGTTCCGGATGGATACCATGTAGACTTTGAAGCCATACAAATTGCCAAAAAGCAAATGGGTGAAAGATTATTTGCCATTACTGATGCGGTAACTGAAACACAAACCGGTCCTTATCCACATCAGTTAAACGGAGACAAATACGAAGCAAATGGCATCTTAAGCGGATCTGCCTTAACTATGTTGACCTGTCTACAAAAATTACACTTGCATGCGAATATTGAATTGGGAGAAGCCATCAGAATGTGCTCTTTGTATCCTGCAAGGGTCATTCAAAAAGAAAACATTTCAGGAATGTTAAAGCCAGGCCAAAAAGCTGATTGGATTGCATTAGATGTGGATTTGTCTTGTGTTAAAGCAGTAGAATAAACTAATTTTAGGGAGTAATAAAACAAATCATCATGAAAAAATTATTGGTATTGGCATTGGCCGCCATCTTTACTGTTGGTGTGCATGCGCAGGAAGCAAGTTGGAAACAAATGGAAGATTTTCACAGTGTAATGAGCAAAACTTTTCATCCAGCAGAAGAAGGTAATTTAAAACCATTAAAGGAAAATATTACCACATTGGTAGCTAAGGCAAAAGCCTGGGAATCGGGTGCAGTACCATCCGGATACGACGCTAAAGTTGCCAAGCCAATTTTGAAACAACTGGTTGCAAAATGCACGGCAGTGGAAGCAGCGATAAAAGCAAAAAAATCAGATAAGGAATTAACTACCTTGATTACTGCTACACACGATGTATTTCATGAACTAAAAGAAAAATGTAAACCAGGAGAAAAACACTAATTGTTTTTTGATTGAATCATTTGAAGAATAGCCGCCATTTTCGGATCCCATCCTTCACGGATGGCAGCAGAGGATGGCGGTATTTTTATGTCCGGAACAATGCCTCTTCCCTTAGGCCGATTGCTATTAATCACCATTCTGTAAAGCGGTAGTCTTACCCTCAGTTTTGAATTAGGCAAAGTAATATTGGGTATATGCATGGCAGAATTACCATAATATCCTCCTCCCGATTCTTCCCCCACCACTTTTATATTCTCTTGGCCTTTCAATGCGCCAACAACCATGGTAGTAGCACTAAATGTATAGCCGCCCTGTACCAGGTATACCTGCCCACTGAATTTATTTTTCGTATATGGTTGAAAATAGTGTTGCTCAAATCTGCGATAATGAATACTGCCATCTGTTGCTTTGTGTGCGCCCAGGTTCATTGCCAGCCAATACATCCAACTATGCTGAATATATTTTCCGTATGTTAATTTTCGAT is a genomic window of Sediminibacterium sp. TEGAF015 containing:
- the dnaN gene encoding DNA polymerase III subunit beta, which encodes MKFIVSSSSLLKHLQQISGVINANTVLPILEDFLFEIEDKKLNVVATDLETVMRVQMDVESKANGRVCIPAKILMDSLKNIADQPLTFTIDKNFAVEITSDNGKYKVMGENPDNFPKEPSADDTTSFSMHSGALLTAINKTLFAVSNDDLRPAMTGVFFELSKDGVQFVATDAHRLVRYKRTDTHATKTDSFIVPKKPLNLLKNALPDNEDELTISYNSNHLFVKHGSTHMICRLIDARFPDYKVVIPADNPYKLIVNKSAFQNALRRVNVFSNKSTNQVALNITGAELQMAAQDVDFSFEGNERMSCQYDGEDLQIAFNARFLIEMLNAADTDDVKMELSTPTKAGLIKPTEQAEGEDLLMLVMPLMLNN
- a CDS encoding response regulator transcription factor codes for the protein MEKVSVAIAEDHPLMRNAIKDIISQTSFLKILFEVSNGVELLNEIEKNKLQPDIVLIDYFMPLLNGLETTKRLRKAYPMVKILVFSNLDEKNAIKNLFYFGINGFLSKKARSFPIEKAINEIIEAGFFLNEYYQKIDLKVNKQKIVFAGNILLTEKEYEFIQLSVSGNKYKEIGNKMFVSIKTIENYRDSIYEKLNIKSREELVKFAIKAGIVDI
- a CDS encoding lipid A deacylase LpxR family protein, which codes for MSLYKVIVLIGIIGICSVRLQAQSIGFTTENDAYLLKMEDAYYTNGLFFHYSIAKPDNSASKIIHQFTLGQKIFTPFFRNTRTPADIDRPYAGYGFAQYSQTRFFGEKTVFLWSGTLGIIGPASGGEGLQNTYHRWLNYASFKGWRYQINNQLVLNAGALYAYNMVNSLRFKGILISDAQLGTGFVNASLGTKWVYGTINASQKSQLWNAAQESKSANKKEFYFYWYPKFTWQGYNATISGGSRTTADSSVTRNPQRWVFQHTIGVAYSAGRWAAQIELVHQSRETIEQLKKHRYLGLQLQYRIH
- the nagA gene encoding N-acetylglucosamine-6-phosphate deacetylase yields the protein MKQIVAAEKLFTGTDWLLNHAMVVEENHIHSIVPIVSLNEKPAYQYSYIIPALIDLQIYGAGGQLLSVFPTMEALQLLQDYCIKGGAAWFQPTVATNSHEVIYACINAVRQFQQKPNNRCIGLHVEGPWINREKRGAHLSEYIYQPNKEQVTSLLEYGKGVITMITLAPEIVSSDLVEFIQSKGIVVSAGHSNADYATATKAFNEGITTATHLYNAMSPLQHRAPGMVGAIFNHPTVNCSIVPDGYHVDFEAIQIAKKQMGERLFAITDAVTETQTGPYPHQLNGDKYEANGILSGSALTMLTCLQKLHLHANIELGEAIRMCSLYPARVIQKENISGMLKPGQKADWIALDVDLSCVKAVE
- a CDS encoding regulatory protein RecX, translating into MFSTDPNSTIEKAYMKLKHYCGYQDRCHQEVKEKLYSLKLNKATVEQLLSRLIEEDYLNEERYAKAFVGGHFRQKQWGKVKIAYGLKQKRVSEYNIRKAMNEIPDEEYHALAEKLVKAKWNSLKKDQYIHRVVKTKAFLQQRGFEPALVQSIIQQIRDTL
- a CDS encoding outer membrane beta-barrel protein, whose product is MKKSLYLIFFLLTTNSIWGQLTKGHWLVGGSAYFNSYKNEIFSNSYSENGKYTQINLSPNVGYFFADRFALGLKTTFTSLKGEFTVAGGNGRGGSDTQRYFFGAFGRYYFLEEAKQTNLLVEASYQAGIVRGTNNTKGNLNNFSISAGPVIYFNPSVGVEFLLGYVTNSEKFTSQVLNENKKGFQLSIGLQIHLIK
- a CDS encoding sterol desaturase family protein, whose product is MIDQIIDYFNTIPSLHRALILAGGILFFWIVEGIVPLANFKYNKYRHAGINLFFTATTIIINFAFALVIVKASEWAIANQFGLLQLTTLPSWAMLIGGLLLLDLVGAYFIHFIEHKIKWMWKFHMVHHADTHVDTTTANRHHPGESVFRAVFTTIGVIICGAPMWLVMLYQSLSAVLSQFNHANMRLPLWLDNAISWIIISPNMHKVHHHYKQPQTDSNYGNIFSIWDRLFGTYNYTPVESLRYGLDVLDDSTDEQLNYQLKIPFDNSIKTNY
- a CDS encoding T9SS type A sorting domain-containing protein — protein: MKYSIILILFFLIHNAVFSQKSITPNENNEFCPLVNTTFTVTIPLIKSGTSVTITAIGTSTVITGVSGLTSTSNTTFTFVGRFSDDNNTQSFRVDFTKSDNSSDFYIPEFKKIKSLKHPSIPSTINTNIPEIVSQICQITTHNLSFTNIRFGNGFDGSVAGYGNSVTQYEYLLPNGWSLNGTPSTGSWITSTNSVTITSDQTSGDRSSIQIRSLNTDCGTSLSKSPIKNIPISRPEPPLSITGPTQLCYPNSYNYTLSGVPSGGVVTWNTNSYYTSSSSGNTATILPTSAANGVTNITASVYLPSCGLTFTKSLTVSIGTPYVTFDIVGYPFSEPSCYEAYGFYTFQAQQVTGYPNTYTGYQWGWRNLTTNSVSNDPTIYGSTYTFYPDEAGTYQIWVRPTNECGTGLLESVKTVTVNNFCYSFRSSTSSIIAFPNPTKDVINLTVTRKDKSDKFVRMNKVVVVLFEAQSALKVREWKFENLQKTYTLNVKGLKKGIYYLRYMNGNERETKQIIIE
- a CDS encoding response regulator translates to MAVTQYNVCLIDDDKIYQFTSRKILESTGLAKNILSFYNGSEAIGFFKEKVESGQQELPDVIFLDINMPIMNGWQFLDEYHKLMERFKKPIYVYMVSSSVDDCDIQRSKEYSGVTDYIVKPINKIKYQELIDRLNFYNG
- a CDS encoding amidohydrolase, whose translation is MHPLSVTLIQSNLYWENKEANLKQFTEKINNQTAPGQLVILPEMFSTGFSMNPAQLAETMDGPTVQWMKEMAAKQKIILTGSVIITEDSQFFNRLLWVLPNGVVAHYDKRHLFAYAGEDQFYAPGNKRFIASVNGWKINLLICYDLRFPVWARQQITETPEYDLLIYVANWPERRNHAWKTLLTARAIENQCYVIGVNRVGEDANGINHSGDSMLVDPLGQVLYHGVQEEAITTHVLNPEHLQDCRTRFPFWKDADTFSIYQP